From Callospermophilus lateralis isolate mCalLat2 chromosome Y unlocalized genomic scaffold, mCalLat2.hap1 SUPER_Y_unloc_1, whole genome shotgun sequence, the proteins below share one genomic window:
- the LOC143639915 gene encoding uncharacterized protein LOC143639915, with product MAVRYMNVPMISVTSEDVAVNFTVEEWDLLDLSQKNLYIDVMLEVFRNLAFIGNIDDSLKNKWNDKDIEDQIKNSGNNLRKTNSHSGIKFYKHEECEEKPCEFKQYRQSLVSLESVQRQMLIQSADEPYETVQRHMRTHSGGKPFKCEVCGKQFDHPFLFRIHQRTHTGEKPYECKQCGKAFARSHQLHKHGKTHTGKRPYACKQCGKSFTQSSYLLSHKRTHTGDRPYECKQCGKAFARSCDLYRHGRIHTGEKPYECNQCGKAFTQSSHLLNHKRTHTGEKSYECKQCGKAFARSCQFQKHRRTHTGEKPYECKQCGKAFATSSDLYRHGRTHTGEKPYACNQCGKAFTQSSYLLSHKRTHNGDKPYECKQCGKAFARSCDLYRHGGIHTGEKPYACNQCGKVYTKSSSLLNHKRTHTGEKSYECKQCGKAFARSCQFHVHVKTHTREKLHKCKRCGKAFTQFSDLQKHRRTHTGEKPYECEQCGKAFTQSYYLQNHLRTHTGERPYECEQCGKAFTQSSHLQTHKRTHTGERPYECKQCGKAFTRSSYLQNHLRTHTGEKPYECQQCGKVFATSSNLHQHEKLHTGEKVYEYQKCEKAFATSPQLYTH from the exons ATGGCTGTGAGGTACATGAATGTTCCTATG atctCAGTGACCTCTGAGGATGTGGCTGTGAACTTCACCGTGGAAGAGTGGGATTTGCTGGATCTATCTCAGAAGAACCTTTACATAGACGTGATGCTGGAAGTCTTCAGAAACCTGGCATTTATAGGTAATATTGATGATTCTTTAA aaaacaaatggaATGACAAGGACATTGAAGATCAGATCAAAAATTCTGGAAACAATCTAAG GAAGACCAATTCTCACTCTGGAATCAAATTCTACAAGCATGAGGAATGTGAAGAGAAGCCATGTGAATTTAAACAGTACAGGCAATCTCTGGTTTCTCTTGAAAGTGTTCAGAGACAAATGTTAATACAATCTGCAGATGAACCTTATGAAA CTGTTCAAAGACACATGAGAACACACAGTGGAGGCAAACCTTTTAAATGTGAG GTATGTGGGAAACAATTTGATCATCCCTTTTTATTCAGAATACACCAGagaacacatactggagagaaaccctatgaatgtaaacaatgtggaaaagcctttgctaGATCCCATCAGCTTCACAAACATGGAAAAACTCACACTGGAAAGAGGCCCTAtgcatgtaagcagtgtggcaaatcCTTCACTCAGTCCTCTTATCTGCTAAGCCATAAAAGAACACATACTGGAGAtaggccctatgaatgtaagcagtgtggaaaagcctttgctaGATCCTGTGATCTTTACAGACACGgaagaattcacactggagagaagccctatgaatgtaatcagtgtggcaaagccttcactcAGTCCTCTCATCTTCTAAACCATAAAagaacacatactggagagaagtccTATGAATgcaaacaatgtggaaaagcctttgctaGATCCTGTCAATTTCAA aaacatagaagaacgcatactggagagaagccctatgaatgtaagcagtgtggaaaagcctttgctaCATCCAGTGATCTTTACAGACAcggaagaactcacactggagagaagccctatgcatgtaatcagtgtggcaaagccttcactcAGTCCTCTTATCTGCTAAGCCATAAAAGAACACATAATGGAgataagccctatgaatgtaagcagtgtggaaaagcctttgctaGATCCTGTGATCTTTACAGACATGGAggaattcacactggagagaagccctatgcatGTAATCAGTGTGGCAAAGTCTACACTAAGTCCTCTAGTCTTCTAAACCATAAAagaacacatactggagagaagtccTATGAATgcaaacaatgtggaaaagcctttgctaGATCCTGTCAATTTCATGTACATGTGAAAACTCATACAAGAGAGAAGCTCCATAAATGTAAGCggtgtggcaaagccttcactcagttctctgaccttcagaaacatagaagaacgcatactggagagaagccttatgAATGTGAGCAGTGTGGAAAAGCCTTCACTCAATCCTATTACCTTCAAAATCATTTAagaacacatactggagagaGGCCCTATGAATGTGAGCAGTGTGGAAAAGCCTTCACTCAGTCGTCTCACCTTCAAACACATAAaagaactcatactggagagaggCCATATGAATGTAAACAGTGTGGCAAAGCGTTCACTCGGTCTTCTTACCTTCAAAATCATTTAagaacacatactggagagaagccctatgaatgtcaacAATGTGGTAAAGTCTTTGCTACGTCTTCTAACCTTCACCAACATGAAAAATTGCATACTGGAGAGAAGGTCTATGAATATCAAAAATGTGAAAAGGCCTTTGCTACATCACCTCAACTTTACACACATTGA